In one Bacteroidales bacterium WCE2004 genomic region, the following are encoded:
- a CDS encoding 6-phosphofructokinase (manually curated), translating into MDIKSIGVLTSGGDAPGMNAAIRAVTRAAIYEGWKVYGIYRGWEGLISGDIKEFSSSSVSNTIQRGGTILKTARSEEFRTKEGRAKAAANIKKFGIDALVIIGGNGSLEGAQILAREYDIPVIGLPGTIDNDLYGTDSTIGYDTALNTIVECVDKIRDTANSHDRIFFVEVMGRDAGFLTQNSAIAAGAEAAIIPEDQTDIDQLASFIERGIRKSKNSSIVLVSEKDGGAMHYAERVRQEYPEYQVKVSILGHLQRGGAPTAQDRILASRLGVASIEALKEGQRNIMVGIKNDQIVYVPISRAVRYTKPIDKELINVLSILSI; encoded by the coding sequence ATGGATATCAAATCAATCGGCGTTCTTACCTCAGGTGGAGATGCACCTGGAATGAACGCAGCCATCCGGGCCGTGACCCGTGCCGCCATCTACGAAGGCTGGAAGGTCTACGGCATCTACCGCGGCTGGGAAGGCCTCATCTCGGGCGACATCAAGGAGTTCTCCAGCTCCAGCGTCAGCAACACCATCCAGCGCGGCGGCACCATCCTCAAGACCGCCCGCAGCGAGGAGTTCCGCACCAAGGAAGGCCGAGCCAAGGCGGCGGCCAACATCAAGAAGTTCGGCATCGACGCCCTGGTCATCATCGGCGGCAACGGCTCGCTCGAGGGCGCCCAGATCCTCGCCCGCGAATACGACATCCCGGTGATCGGCCTGCCCGGCACCATCGACAACGACCTCTACGGCACCGACTCCACCATCGGCTACGACACCGCGCTCAACACCATCGTGGAATGCGTGGACAAGATCCGCGACACCGCCAACAGCCACGACCGCATCTTCTTCGTGGAGGTGATGGGCCGCGACGCCGGCTTCCTGACGCAGAACAGCGCCATCGCCGCCGGCGCGGAGGCCGCCATCATCCCGGAGGACCAGACCGACATCGACCAGCTGGCTTCCTTCATCGAGCGCGGCATCCGCAAGAGCAAGAACAGCTCGATCGTCCTCGTGTCCGAGAAGGACGGCGGCGCCATGCACTACGCCGAGCGCGTCCGCCAGGAGTATCCCGAATACCAGGTGAAGGTCTCCATCCTGGGCCACCTGCAGCGCGGCGGCGCCCCCACGGCGCAGGACCGCATCCTCGCCAGCCGCCTGGGCGTGGCCTCCATCGAGGCCCTCAAGGAGGGACAGCGCAACATCATGGTGGGCATCAAGAACGACCAGATCGTCTACGTCCCCATCTCCCGCGCCGTCCGCTACACCAAGCCGATCGACAAAGAGCTCATCAATGTGCTCAGCATTTTGTCAATTTAA
- a CDS encoding TolB-like 6-blade propeller-like, producing the protein MRHLLAFLSCAVFLAFGCSRHKNANFLASLPPAATVLTPVDSLDLEQFGVLSTGYLVKYGRWVAIHELWTEYNLTVLNLDTRSAKKTIAVGRGPGEMLYGSNFYLEGTGVTLTDSYSLMTVSLDMASLDEDHIPPLDTLGVFKSVDNAFSRLRKVKGGYVSPVPYYNTFDENAWYSLWDVDGYVGNVIARPKVEGVERTDRVSTHAFFCSVLMTVHPDKERLCVGHVAMDALSFAIVEDRKLKEVKRLEYGMPKLGVAGNGDIVIGIDRNTFIGITSDKDYVYLLYSGQNRKGPADEANHLIVYDWDGNFVTRYDLSQHVTDIFIDGNELWCLSAEPSCKLLVYRLPEIS; encoded by the coding sequence GTGAGACACCTCCTTGCCTTTCTCTCTTGTGCCGTCTTTCTTGCGTTCGGCTGTTCTCGCCATAAAAACGCGAACTTTCTTGCCTCGCTTCCTCCGGCCGCGACTGTCTTGACTCCGGTTGATTCTCTGGATTTGGAGCAGTTCGGGGTCTTGTCTACTGGCTATCTGGTCAAGTATGGGCGTTGGGTTGCTATCCATGAACTATGGACAGAATACAACCTGACAGTGCTGAATCTGGATACGCGGAGTGCGAAGAAGACGATTGCGGTGGGACGCGGTCCGGGAGAAATGCTGTATGGGAGTAACTTTTATTTGGAAGGAACCGGAGTGACGTTGACCGATTCATATTCGTTGATGACGGTATCGCTGGATATGGCGTCGCTGGACGAGGACCATATCCCCCCGCTGGATACGCTGGGCGTTTTCAAATCAGTGGATAATGCATTCAGCCGCCTCCGGAAGGTGAAAGGTGGATACGTTTCTCCGGTTCCTTACTATAATACATTTGATGAGAACGCCTGGTATTCCCTATGGGATGTGGACGGCTATGTCGGCAATGTCATCGCGCGCCCCAAAGTCGAAGGCGTAGAGAGGACGGACCGGGTATCGACTCACGCGTTTTTCTGTTCTGTCTTGATGACGGTTCATCCGGATAAGGAGCGGCTTTGCGTTGGACATGTCGCGATGGACGCACTCTCTTTCGCCATCGTCGAAGACCGGAAATTGAAGGAGGTGAAACGTCTGGAATACGGAATGCCGAAGTTGGGGGTAGCTGGGAATGGTGATATCGTTATAGGAATAGATAGGAACACGTTCATAGGAATAACGTCGGACAAAGACTATGTTTATCTTCTTTATTCCGGACAAAACAGGAAGGGACCTGCCGATGAGGCCAACCACCTGATCGTGTATGACTGGGATGGGAATTTTGTGACCAGATACGATCTGTCGCAGCATGTCACGGATATCTTCATTGACGGGAATGAATTGTGGTGCCTGTCTGCGGAGCCTTCCTGCAAGCTTCTTGTCTATCGTTTGCCCGAAATCTCCTGA
- a CDS encoding signal peptidase I: MKTSRKYPFLKWLLALLIGLPVLHYVGRAFVADRFSISGVSMVPTLTAGQKVRVNKLLMGPRIYTKYDFRGGDLKCIRLPGVRKLRVGDVAVFNCPYGRGGDSIAFKINYVYCKRCWGIPGDTVLIADGRLVGGGEFQGRIGQGSKADAFMDFMAFALPERVSLQAGNFAGEKERWTLRDFGPIVVPKRGMTVALDSVALRHYGRVIDWERRCAESVSEEIPGSTYTFRQDWYFFVGDNFLNSWDSRHFGFVPADFVVGIVPNK, from the coding sequence GTGAAAACGTCCCGGAAGTATCCGTTCCTTAAGTGGTTGTTAGCCCTGCTGATCGGCTTGCCTGTCCTGCATTATGTCGGACGGGCTTTCGTCGCCGACCGGTTCAGCATCTCCGGTGTCTCGATGGTACCGACGCTGACCGCTGGACAAAAAGTCCGGGTGAACAAGCTCTTGATGGGGCCCCGGATCTATACGAAGTATGATTTCAGAGGCGGGGATTTGAAGTGCATCCGTCTGCCGGGTGTGCGCAAACTCCGCGTCGGAGACGTGGCGGTATTCAATTGCCCGTATGGTCGGGGAGGCGACAGCATCGCTTTCAAGATCAACTATGTCTATTGCAAGCGCTGCTGGGGCATTCCGGGCGATACGGTATTGATTGCTGACGGTCGGCTCGTGGGCGGCGGGGAATTCCAGGGCCGCATCGGGCAGGGGAGTAAGGCCGATGCGTTCATGGATTTCATGGCTTTCGCCCTTCCGGAAAGGGTTTCTCTTCAGGCTGGAAATTTCGCCGGGGAAAAGGAGCGCTGGACGCTGAGGGATTTCGGCCCCATCGTGGTGCCGAAACGCGGAATGACGGTCGCGCTGGACAGTGTCGCGCTGCGCCATTATGGCCGGGTGATCGATTGGGAACGGCGCTGCGCTGAAAGCGTTTCGGAAGAGATCCCTGGCAGTACTTATACTTTCCGGCAGGACTGGTATTTCTTTGTCGGAGACAACTTCTTGAACAGCTGGGACAGTCGTCATTTCGGTTTCGTCCCGGCAGATTTCGTCGTCGGGATTGTCCCGAATAAGTAA
- a CDS encoding putative ABC transport system permease protein, translated as MILKNLKNLFRRYPVAVILNLAGLVCAFVAFALIAMQVHYEWSFDKCHPTADRVFRVDKTADETLFRNVLPRGFAEDVIASAAQIEAGCVLSPFFGDAYFTVEGADANMEGYLRDVTCVSSGFLDVFGVRMVEGDHRALDRQGAVIIPRSLAETLFPGESALGKILKTDADGIIQETEGVATVSGVYEDFPTNSQLDNNLYIGIGDLNRETYGAANFVCYLLLRDAAEAAAVARNFNDHYDFAPYEGWLSPVELTPLTDIYFRNEVSVYKSGSQAQVLLLVAIGILILIIGLINFTNFYVALTPLRIRSANLQKILGSSTGRLRALVVGESVLWCLCAFGLAALLLGPVSRACVTHGVMMEAFSCARHWGLLLFVGAVALLTGVVAGIWPGIYSTSGQPAEILRGKFGLSASGRTLRAVLVGVQFVVSIVLLVFVLFVQRQSRYMQEYPCGYDKENLAVVNIRHGSVGNEGWLAAERLRLLPEVQDVAYASELLGGSDTYSTSTEDFGQGPVEVNVVFCSWNLPDVLGLRVTDGKPFFEGDEAALLMTEDLRRQGVEVGMKLEAYGLETRGLVNSVNITSMRKADTPVAFIAYPMGLEHAYLRLAEGVDRRAATDKILAVLQEVDPGRPYRIQFYDSIGKSLYSGDERLRLAVWAFSLLAVLLSLVGIWGQVLMDVQYKRTEIAVKRVFGAGTDRITGEGLLLYLRTVAICYVVAAPLGWLLVQYYLQRFSHRVGFSLTVFVVALLTVAALCSLVVLYHYIKTARTNPAVALKSE; from the coding sequence ATGATCCTGAAGAACCTGAAAAACCTGTTCCGCCGCTACCCGGTCGCGGTGATCCTGAACCTTGCGGGGCTGGTGTGCGCCTTCGTGGCGTTCGCCCTGATCGCCATGCAGGTCCACTATGAATGGTCTTTCGACAAATGCCACCCGACGGCGGACCGGGTCTTCCGGGTGGACAAGACGGCGGACGAGACGCTCTTCCGCAATGTGTTGCCCCGGGGATTCGCGGAAGACGTCATCGCATCCGCGGCGCAGATCGAGGCCGGTTGTGTCCTGTCTCCTTTCTTCGGCGACGCCTATTTCACCGTCGAGGGCGCCGATGCCAACATGGAGGGCTATCTGCGCGACGTCACCTGCGTGTCGTCGGGCTTCCTCGACGTGTTCGGGGTGCGGATGGTGGAAGGCGACCACCGGGCGCTCGACCGCCAGGGCGCGGTCATCATCCCGCGCTCCCTGGCTGAGACGCTTTTCCCGGGCGAATCCGCGCTGGGCAAGATCCTGAAGACGGATGCCGACGGCATCATCCAGGAGACGGAAGGCGTGGCGACGGTCTCGGGCGTGTATGAGGATTTCCCGACCAACTCGCAGCTGGACAACAATCTGTATATCGGCATCGGCGATCTCAACCGGGAGACTTACGGCGCCGCCAACTTCGTCTGCTATCTGCTGCTCCGCGATGCTGCCGAGGCCGCCGCGGTGGCCAGGAACTTCAATGACCATTATGACTTTGCGCCCTATGAGGGCTGGCTGAGTCCTGTTGAGCTGACTCCGCTGACGGACATCTATTTCCGCAACGAGGTGAGCGTCTACAAGAGCGGCAGCCAGGCGCAGGTGCTGCTGCTCGTGGCGATCGGGATCCTGATCCTGATCATCGGCCTGATCAATTTTACCAATTTCTACGTCGCCCTGACCCCGCTCCGCATCCGGAGCGCGAACCTGCAGAAGATCCTGGGTTCGTCGACGGGCCGGCTGCGGGCGCTGGTGGTGGGCGAGTCCGTCCTCTGGTGCCTGTGCGCCTTCGGCCTGGCCGCCCTGCTGCTGGGCCCTGTCTCCAGAGCCTGTGTGACCCATGGCGTGATGATGGAGGCGTTCTCCTGCGCCAGACACTGGGGCCTGCTGCTCTTCGTCGGCGCCGTGGCGCTGCTGACGGGCGTGGTGGCCGGCATCTGGCCGGGCATCTATTCCACTTCCGGACAGCCGGCGGAGATCCTCCGCGGCAAATTCGGCCTGTCGGCCTCCGGGCGGACCCTGCGTGCCGTCCTGGTGGGCGTCCAGTTCGTCGTGTCCATCGTGCTGCTGGTCTTCGTGCTGTTCGTGCAGCGCCAGAGCCGCTATATGCAGGAGTATCCCTGCGGCTATGACAAGGAGAACCTGGCCGTCGTGAACATCCGCCACGGCTCGGTCGGCAATGAAGGCTGGCTGGCCGCCGAGCGCCTGCGGCTCCTGCCGGAGGTGCAGGACGTCGCTTACGCGAGCGAGCTCCTGGGCGGTTCGGACACGTATTCCACCTCGACGGAAGACTTCGGGCAGGGCCCGGTCGAGGTCAACGTGGTCTTCTGCTCCTGGAATCTCCCCGACGTGCTGGGCCTCCGGGTCACGGACGGCAAGCCGTTCTTCGAAGGAGATGAAGCGGCTTTGCTGATGACGGAAGACCTGCGCCGGCAGGGCGTGGAAGTCGGCATGAAGCTCGAAGCTTATGGCCTCGAAACCCGGGGGCTGGTGAACAGCGTCAACATCACGTCGATGCGCAAGGCCGATACGCCGGTCGCCTTCATTGCGTATCCGATGGGGCTGGAGCATGCATATCTCCGCCTGGCCGAAGGGGTGGACCGCCGCGCGGCCACGGACAAGATCCTGGCCGTCCTGCAGGAGGTCGATCCTGGCAGGCCGTACCGGATCCAGTTCTATGATTCCATCGGCAAGAGCCTCTACAGCGGTGACGAGCGCCTGCGGCTGGCCGTGTGGGCGTTCTCGCTGCTGGCGGTGCTGCTCTCGCTCGTGGGCATCTGGGGACAGGTGCTGATGGACGTGCAGTACAAGCGGACGGAGATTGCCGTCAAGCGCGTGTTCGGCGCCGGGACGGACCGGATCACCGGCGAGGGCCTGTTGCTCTATCTGCGGACGGTGGCCATCTGCTATGTGGTCGCCGCCCCGCTGGGCTGGCTGCTCGTGCAATACTATCTGCAGCGCTTCTCGCACCGGGTGGGATTCTCCCTGACGGTGTTCGTGGTCGCGCTGCTGACCGTGGCCGCGCTGTGCTCCCTGGTCGTGCTGTACCATTATATCAAGACCGCCCGGACCAATCCGGCGGTGGCCTTGAAGAGCGAATAA
- a CDS encoding TonB dependent receptor codes for MKTQLILFFSALLISTGAFAQTTIRGTVSDNQGPLVGVNIFVVGSLDGGISDAEGHFSFVTSRSGVQTVRAVYLGYEDFNITADLSTLGALDIRLQEQAASIDEVVVTASTFSMGKSYQFKKLDALDVVMSGNSCGDLVSALQVLPGTQKVGEDGKLYVRGGESEECQTFINGMHVLAPYSTNVEGQAQRGRFSPFLFKGMSFSLGGYSGEYGQALSSVLPMETTDVAEADKLGVSASLVDWNVGGTKAFSRSSLSFNAALTHMGPYNAIFPDRCTWTRPYSKLSGEAQYKAEISPRTVFKSYAGYDWTAVGQRQPDRDLAMGEHNVYGNATLNTRFDGGLNLFVGAAYSAMVYDVESARVAGDRYHNFRNELHLKADVRKTLSNALKLSAGVENYLRGSEKRYDAVGYDLTYNLFAAHFDANIRIARGLFLNLSSREEYLNRSREWLVMPRATLSYVPNDNFQMSLMAGRYSQTAEDDFLAAAQGLRQGLADHAILSMQYNGRKTMLRVEPYYKRYSRLPLLVDGTYTSEGHGDSKGVDVFFENSSIRNLTVTAAYSFNDSRRLYKDYDALRTPEYASRHNFRVTAKYSLGKFILGLADSYASGRVYAGGTTPYYNSLDANITYLAHPKVIVYASLNNVLGRTNIYRIEPDGTRIGATRDRFFYLGIFVSLKNNKAYDIANF; via the coding sequence ATGAAAACGCAACTGATCCTTTTCTTTTCCGCGCTGCTGATTTCGACCGGCGCATTCGCTCAGACCACCATCCGTGGTACTGTCAGCGACAACCAGGGCCCGCTCGTGGGCGTAAATATCTTTGTCGTCGGTTCGCTCGACGGCGGCATCTCGGATGCCGAAGGCCACTTCTCGTTCGTGACGTCCCGCTCCGGCGTGCAGACGGTGCGCGCGGTCTATCTGGGCTATGAAGATTTCAACATCACCGCCGACCTGTCCACGCTCGGCGCGCTGGACATCCGGCTGCAGGAGCAGGCGGCCTCGATCGACGAGGTGGTCGTGACCGCCAGCACGTTCAGCATGGGCAAGAGCTACCAGTTCAAGAAGCTGGATGCGCTGGACGTGGTCATGTCGGGCAATTCCTGCGGGGACCTCGTCTCGGCCCTGCAGGTCCTGCCCGGTACGCAGAAGGTAGGGGAGGACGGCAAGCTCTACGTCCGCGGCGGCGAGAGCGAGGAGTGCCAGACCTTCATCAACGGGATGCACGTCCTGGCCCCCTACAGCACCAACGTGGAGGGACAGGCCCAGCGCGGCCGCTTCTCGCCCTTCCTCTTCAAGGGCATGAGCTTCTCGCTCGGCGGCTACAGCGGCGAGTACGGCCAGGCCCTCTCGTCCGTGCTCCCGATGGAGACCACGGACGTGGCCGAGGCCGACAAGCTCGGCGTCAGCGCCTCGCTCGTGGACTGGAACGTGGGCGGCACCAAGGCTTTCAGCCGGAGCAGCCTCTCCTTCAACGCGGCGCTGACCCACATGGGGCCGTACAACGCGATCTTCCCGGACCGCTGCACCTGGACGCGCCCGTACAGCAAGCTCTCCGGCGAGGCGCAGTACAAGGCGGAGATCTCTCCGCGCACCGTCTTCAAGTCCTACGCCGGCTACGACTGGACCGCCGTGGGCCAGCGCCAGCCGGACCGCGACCTGGCGATGGGCGAGCACAACGTCTATGGCAACGCCACGCTGAACACCCGCTTCGACGGGGGACTCAACCTCTTCGTGGGTGCGGCCTATTCGGCGATGGTCTACGACGTGGAGAGCGCCCGCGTGGCGGGGGACCGTTACCATAATTTCCGCAACGAGCTGCACCTGAAGGCGGATGTCCGCAAGACGCTGTCGAACGCGCTGAAGCTCTCGGCGGGTGTGGAGAACTACCTGCGCGGCAGCGAGAAGCGCTACGACGCCGTCGGCTACGACCTGACGTACAACCTGTTCGCGGCGCACTTCGACGCCAACATCCGCATCGCCCGCGGCCTGTTCCTCAACCTCTCCTCCCGCGAGGAGTACCTGAACCGCAGCCGGGAGTGGCTGGTGATGCCGCGTGCGACGCTGAGCTACGTCCCCAACGACAACTTCCAGATGTCGCTGATGGCCGGCCGCTACAGCCAGACTGCGGAAGACGACTTCCTGGCGGCCGCCCAGGGCCTGCGGCAGGGCCTGGCGGACCACGCCATCCTGAGCATGCAGTACAACGGCAGGAAGACGATGCTGCGCGTGGAGCCGTACTACAAGCGCTACAGCCGCCTGCCGCTGCTCGTGGACGGCACGTATACGTCGGAGGGCCACGGCGACAGCAAGGGCGTGGACGTGTTCTTCGAGAATTCCTCGATCCGGAACCTCACCGTGACGGCCGCCTATTCCTTCAACGATTCGCGCCGCCTCTACAAGGATTATGACGCCCTCCGGACGCCGGAATACGCCTCGCGCCACAATTTCCGCGTGACCGCGAAATACAGCCTCGGCAAGTTCATCCTGGGCCTGGCGGACTCCTATGCCAGCGGGCGGGTGTACGCGGGCGGTACGACCCCGTACTACAACAGCCTGGACGCCAACATCACGTACCTGGCCCATCCGAAGGTGATCGTCTACGCGTCGCTCAACAACGTGCTCGGCCGGACCAACATCTACCGCATCGAGCCGGACGGCACGCGCATCGGCGCCACCCGCGACCGCTTCTTCTATCTCGGAATATTTGTATCACTTAAAAACAATAAAGCTTATGACATCGCCAATTTCTAA
- a CDS encoding transcriptional regulator, LytTR family: MVESLRNCAVVFLILYFLQPFGFSTYEGNKLLASFLFGAVTFLCCLAFRFLVFIPLQKHVRPWRIWHEALTVLMMVLFIGICNFFLAVRLFQFPLSWELFLMFLYWALVVGVIVGGVSTAVSYSRHLRGQLDTLLDKTTEEQKDVRVTLHDTRVRGNDLTLPINDLLYIEAQKNNVAVCYLQDGELERAEMQTTLAAVLADLAGYHNIFQCHRSFAVNVNNISAARGNSNGYTLELGGGVVAVPVSRSYVSKLKSYIS; this comes from the coding sequence ATGGTGGAGAGCCTGCGCAACTGCGCCGTCGTTTTCCTGATCCTGTATTTCCTGCAGCCTTTCGGCTTCAGCACGTACGAAGGCAACAAACTCCTGGCTTCCTTCCTTTTCGGGGCCGTGACCTTCCTGTGTTGCCTGGCGTTCCGCTTTCTGGTCTTCATCCCGCTGCAGAAGCACGTGCGCCCCTGGCGGATCTGGCACGAGGCGCTGACGGTCCTGATGATGGTGCTGTTCATCGGCATCTGCAATTTCTTCCTGGCCGTCCGGCTTTTCCAGTTCCCGCTTTCGTGGGAGCTCTTCCTGATGTTCCTCTACTGGGCGCTGGTCGTCGGCGTGATCGTCGGCGGCGTGTCCACGGCGGTGTCGTATTCCAGGCACCTCCGCGGGCAGCTGGACACCCTGCTGGACAAGACGACGGAGGAGCAGAAGGACGTGCGGGTGACGCTCCACGACACGCGCGTGCGGGGCAACGACCTCACGCTCCCGATCAACGACCTGCTCTACATCGAGGCGCAGAAAAACAACGTGGCGGTATGCTACCTGCAGGACGGCGAGCTGGAGCGCGCCGAGATGCAGACCACGCTCGCGGCCGTGCTCGCCGACCTGGCCGGCTATCACAACATCTTCCAGTGCCACCGTTCCTTCGCGGTCAACGTCAACAACATCTCCGCGGCGCGCGGCAACTCCAACGGCTACACGCTCGAGCTCGGCGGCGGGGTTGTGGCGGTGCCTGTTTCGCGCTCCTACGTGTCCAAGCTCAAGTCTTATATCTCCTAG
- a CDS encoding Predicted Rossmann fold nucleotide-binding protein, producing MDNYQIRKELYDAASLYAGFDPADENSYGSCYDARVYADFLASGKRSRDLAVTLPRTLHDHSISDALYRFLGGYDPFQIVGVMGGHAMKRSDASYRNVALICKRLTEQGKLMVSGGGPGAMEATHFGAWMAGRSDAELDAALDMLRAADTFRDSGWLSTAFRVMERFPQDRYKSLGIPTWLYGHEPSTPFATQIAKYYDNSIREDTILTIAVGGIIFTPGSAGTIQEIFQEAAQDHYKTCDVSSPMAFLGKDYFTREIPVYPFLEDMLARGKYHDLLLSISDDPDEVVREILSFNRDNAICTH from the coding sequence ATGGACAACTATCAGATACGCAAAGAGCTCTACGACGCCGCTTCTCTCTATGCCGGTTTCGACCCCGCGGACGAGAATTCCTACGGATCCTGCTACGACGCCCGCGTCTATGCGGACTTCCTCGCCTCCGGCAAGCGGAGCCGCGACCTGGCGGTCACCCTCCCCCGGACGCTGCACGACCATTCGATCAGCGACGCGCTCTACCGTTTCCTCGGCGGCTACGATCCCTTCCAGATCGTCGGCGTGATGGGCGGCCACGCGATGAAGCGCAGCGACGCCTCCTACCGCAACGTCGCCCTCATCTGCAAGCGGCTCACCGAGCAGGGCAAGCTGATGGTCTCCGGCGGCGGGCCCGGCGCCATGGAGGCGACGCATTTCGGCGCCTGGATGGCCGGGCGCAGCGACGCCGAGCTGGACGCCGCGCTCGACATGCTCCGCGCCGCGGACACCTTCCGCGACAGCGGCTGGCTCTCCACCGCCTTCCGCGTGATGGAGCGCTTCCCGCAGGACAGATACAAGAGCCTCGGCATCCCGACCTGGCTGTACGGCCACGAGCCGTCCACCCCGTTCGCGACGCAGATCGCCAAATACTACGACAACAGCATCCGCGAGGACACCATCCTCACCATCGCGGTCGGCGGCATCATCTTCACCCCCGGCTCCGCCGGCACCATCCAGGAGATCTTCCAGGAGGCCGCCCAGGACCACTACAAGACCTGCGACGTCTCCAGCCCGATGGCCTTCCTGGGCAAGGACTACTTCACCAGGGAGATCCCGGTCTATCCTTTCCTGGAGGACATGCTGGCCCGCGGCAAATACCACGACCTGCTGCTCTCCATCTCCGACGATCCCGACGAGGTGGTCCGCGAGATCCTTTCCTTCAACCGGGACAACGCAATCTGCACTCACTAG
- a CDS encoding NADPH-dependent FMN reductase: MNILIINGSPRKKGNISQMLGIMREEAEKKGDKVETIYTNDLQVKPCIGCMACRSKGTCVLAEDDSQRVLKLLQDADAVILGAPCYWGNIPGQMKLLFDRLVYGMMRDTPRFPEPLMKGKKCILVSTSTTPWPWNILFNQSRGAVKALREICRYAGFKIVATVERGGTAMRPELSEKDRQRCRKAAAALY, translated from the coding sequence ATGAATATTCTGATCATCAACGGAAGCCCGCGCAAGAAGGGCAACATCTCGCAGATGCTGGGCATCATGCGGGAGGAAGCAGAGAAGAAAGGCGACAAAGTTGAAACCATCTATACCAACGACTTGCAGGTCAAACCCTGCATCGGCTGCATGGCCTGCCGCTCCAAGGGCACGTGCGTGCTCGCCGAAGACGACTCGCAGCGCGTACTGAAGCTGCTGCAGGACGCCGACGCCGTCATCCTCGGCGCCCCCTGCTACTGGGGCAACATCCCCGGCCAGATGAAACTGCTGTTCGACCGCCTGGTCTACGGCATGATGCGCGACACGCCGCGCTTCCCCGAGCCGCTCATGAAGGGCAAGAAGTGCATCCTCGTGAGTACCTCCACCACCCCCTGGCCCTGGAACATCCTCTTCAACCAGTCCCGCGGCGCCGTCAAGGCCCTGCGCGAGATCTGCCGCTACGCCGGCTTCAAGATCGTCGCCACCGTCGAGCGCGGCGGCACCGCCATGCGCCCCGAACTCAGCGAAAAAGACAGACAGCGCTGCCGCAAAGCCGCCGCAGCGCTGTATTGA